The following are encoded together in the Mugil cephalus isolate CIBA_MC_2020 chromosome 18, CIBA_Mcephalus_1.1, whole genome shotgun sequence genome:
- the LOC124995860 gene encoding GTPase IMAP family member 4 isoform X1 — MDADKPIQTTDAPGPEGETKKAEAAAKVVNHLPEVRLVVVGWRWPGKSLTGNTIIGREEFRLERAAEFCVKRETEVEGRQVIVVDTPGWFSAQDTPPSYKQEIVRGASLCPPGPHAFLLVIPVGMFSELDRSRIEEHVSLFGERVWRHTIVVFTWAEVLRTISIERYIRREGKELQWVLEKCHRRYFVINNCIFGEHPQVGRLMEKVEKMVADEGGHYNPEEVEPEKKPLDENQNPARDVRELGARPKQGSGVGLSKAMEVEPLSSE, encoded by the coding sequence ATGCTCCTGGACCAGAAGGGGAGACCAAAAAGGCAGAAGCTGCAGCCAAAGTAGTCAACCACCTGCCCGAGGTTcgcctggtggtggtgggctggAGGTGGCCGGGGAAGAGCCTGACAGGCAACACCATCATCGGCCGGGAGGAGTTTCGCCTGGAGCGAGCGGCTGAGTTCTGTGTCAAGAGGGAGACGGAGGTCGAGGGGCGGCAGGTGATCGTGGTGGACACTCCAGGCTGGTTCTCCGCCCAGGACACGCCACCTTCCTACAAACAGGAGATCGTCAGAGGGGCCTCGCTGTGCCCTCCGGGCCCACACGCCTTCCTGCTGGTCATTCCCGTCGGCATGTTCTCCGAGCTGGACCGCTCTCGCATCGAGGAGCACGTGAGCCTGTTCGGGGAGAGGGTGTGGAGGCACACGATCGTGGTGTTCACCTGGGCGGAGGTGCTTCGGACCATTTCCATCGAGAGGTACATTCGCAGGGAGGGCAAGGAGCTGCAGTGGGTGCTGGAGAAATGTCACCGAAGGTACTTTGTTATTAACAACTGCATATTTGGGGAGCATCCCCAAGTGGGACGCTTaatggagaaggtggagaagatGGTGGCGGACGAGGGCGGGCACTACAATCCGGAGGAGGTGGAACCGGAGAAGAAACCCCTGGACGAGAACCAAAATCCAGCCAGAGATGTGCGGGAGCTGGGAGCCCGGCCCAAACAAGGCTCTGGTGTGGGTTTATCAAAAGCCATGGAGGTGGAGCCGCTTTCCAGTGAGTGA
- the LOC124995860 gene encoding GTPase IMAP family member 4 isoform X2 gives MDADKPIQTTDAPGPEGETKKAEAAAKVVNHLPEVRLVVVGWRWPGKSLTGNTIIGREEFRLERAAEFCVKRETEVEGRQVIVVDTPGWFSAQDTPPSYKQEIVRGASLCPPGPHAFLLVIPVGMFSELDRSRIEEHVSLFGERVWRHTIVVFTWAEVLRTISIERYIRREGKELQWVLEKCHRRYFVINNCIFGEHPQVGRLMEKVEKMVADEGGHYNPEEVEPEKKPLDENQNPARDVRELGARPKQGSGVGLSKAMEVEPLSN, from the exons ATGCTCCTGGACCAGAAGGGGAGACCAAAAAGGCAGAAGCTGCAGCCAAAGTAGTCAACCACCTGCCCGAGGTTcgcctggtggtggtgggctggAGGTGGCCGGGGAAGAGCCTGACAGGCAACACCATCATCGGCCGGGAGGAGTTTCGCCTGGAGCGAGCGGCTGAGTTCTGTGTCAAGAGGGAGACGGAGGTCGAGGGGCGGCAGGTGATCGTGGTGGACACTCCAGGCTGGTTCTCCGCCCAGGACACGCCACCTTCCTACAAACAGGAGATCGTCAGAGGGGCCTCGCTGTGCCCTCCGGGCCCACACGCCTTCCTGCTGGTCATTCCCGTCGGCATGTTCTCCGAGCTGGACCGCTCTCGCATCGAGGAGCACGTGAGCCTGTTCGGGGAGAGGGTGTGGAGGCACACGATCGTGGTGTTCACCTGGGCGGAGGTGCTTCGGACCATTTCCATCGAGAGGTACATTCGCAGGGAGGGCAAGGAGCTGCAGTGGGTGCTGGAGAAATGTCACCGAAGGTACTTTGTTATTAACAACTGCATATTTGGGGAGCATCCCCAAGTGGGACGCTTaatggagaaggtggagaagatGGTGGCGGACGAGGGCGGGCACTACAATCCGGAGGAGGTGGAACCGGAGAAGAAACCCCTGGACGAGAACCAAAATCCAGCCAGAGATGTGCGGGAGCTGGGAGCCCGGCCCAAACAAGGCTCTGGTGTGGGTTTATCAAAAGCCATGGAGGTGGAGCCGCTTTCCA aTTAA